A single genomic interval of Rhododendron vialii isolate Sample 1 chromosome 3a, ASM3025357v1 harbors:
- the LOC131320360 gene encoding autophagy-related protein 18b isoform X4, translating to MANQSSSSSTYPILCASFNQDNSCFAIGTRDGFKIFDSNTGRLCYERAIGAFIIVEMLYSSSLLAIVGAGEQPSLSPRRLCLFNTTTGTALRELNFLTSVLAVCINKKRLIVVLQEKTYVYDINSLAILDTIDTVPNLKGLCAFSPSLDGCFLALPASTAKGSVLVYNVMELHSHCEIDAHRSPLAAMVLSSNGMYIATASEQGTIIRVHLVSEATKSYNFRRGTYPSTIFSLSFGPSMQHPDTLVATSSSGSVHAFSLGFNINQRSRRSTGILGSIMPESVNDALDPAHHHVLHNGFPAGVKSYAVIRKVDKVADSIAESVAWPLYP from the exons ATGGCGAATcagtcctcctcctcctccacatATCCGATCCTCTGCGCCTCCTTCAATCAGGATAACAG TTGTTTTGCGATTGGGACGAGGGAtgggttcaaaatatttgattcCAATACAGGAAGGCTATGTTATGAACGAG CTATCGGAGCATTCATCATCGTAGAGATGCTCTATTCTTCAAGCCTTCTTGCCATTGTGGGAGCTGGGGAACAG CCATCATTGTCACCACGTCGTCTTTGTTTATTCAATACTACAACTGGGACTGCCCTTCGAGAGCTGAATTTCTTGACTTCAGTCCTTGCTGTTTGTATAAACAAGAAAAG ATTGATTGTTGTTTTGCAAGAAAAGACATACGTATATGACATAAACAGTCTCGCTATCTTGGACACAATAGATACTGTGCCAAATTTAAAAG GACTTTGTGCATTTTCCCCAAGTTTGGATGGTTGCTTCTTGGCTCTTCCAGCAAGTACTGCAAAAGGATCTGTGTTAGTCTACAATGTCATGGAACTCCATTCTCACTGCGAG ATAGATGCTCATCGCTCACCACTGGCTGCAATGGTTCTTTCTTCAAATGGGATGTACATTGCAACAGCATCTGAACAGGGAACCATAATCAGAGTTCACCTAGTTTCAGAAGCGACTAAG TCTTATAACTTCCGAAGGGGAACATACCCATCAACTATATTTTCATTGTCATTCGGGCCATCCATGCAACATCCAGATACTCTTGTAGCCACAAGCTCTTCAGGTTCTGTTCATGCTTTTTCTCTGGGATTCAATATAAACCAAAG AAGCAGAAGATCTACTGGTATCCTCGGATCGATAATGCCGGAATCAGTTAATGATGCCTTGGATCCAGCTCATCATCATGTACTCCATAATGGTTTTCCAGCGGGAGTGAAAAG TTATGCAGTGATTCGCAAGGTTGATAAAGTTGCTGACTCTATAGCTGAATCTGTGGCAT GGCCACTGTATCCATAA
- the LOC131320360 gene encoding autophagy-related protein 18b isoform X1: protein MANQSSSSSTYPILCASFNQDNSCFAIGTRDGFKIFDSNTGRLCYERAIGAFIIVEMLYSSSLLAIVGAGEQPSLSPRRLCLFNTTTGTALRELNFLTSVLAVCINKKRLIVVLQEKTYVYDINSLAILDTIDTVPNLKGLCAFSPSLDGCFLALPASTAKGSVLVYNVMELHSHCEIDAHRSPLAAMVLSSNGMYIATASEQGTIIRVHLVSEATKSYNFRRGTYPSTIFSLSFGPSMQHPDTLVATSSSGSVHAFSLGFNINQRSRRSTGILGSIMPESVNDALDPAHHHVLHNGFPAGVKSYAVIRKVDKVADSIAESVACRATVSIITSSGYFLEYTLSINHQNESSWILEREFNLLTVISEGTINS from the exons ATGGCGAATcagtcctcctcctcctccacatATCCGATCCTCTGCGCCTCCTTCAATCAGGATAACAG TTGTTTTGCGATTGGGACGAGGGAtgggttcaaaatatttgattcCAATACAGGAAGGCTATGTTATGAACGAG CTATCGGAGCATTCATCATCGTAGAGATGCTCTATTCTTCAAGCCTTCTTGCCATTGTGGGAGCTGGGGAACAG CCATCATTGTCACCACGTCGTCTTTGTTTATTCAATACTACAACTGGGACTGCCCTTCGAGAGCTGAATTTCTTGACTTCAGTCCTTGCTGTTTGTATAAACAAGAAAAG ATTGATTGTTGTTTTGCAAGAAAAGACATACGTATATGACATAAACAGTCTCGCTATCTTGGACACAATAGATACTGTGCCAAATTTAAAAG GACTTTGTGCATTTTCCCCAAGTTTGGATGGTTGCTTCTTGGCTCTTCCAGCAAGTACTGCAAAAGGATCTGTGTTAGTCTACAATGTCATGGAACTCCATTCTCACTGCGAG ATAGATGCTCATCGCTCACCACTGGCTGCAATGGTTCTTTCTTCAAATGGGATGTACATTGCAACAGCATCTGAACAGGGAACCATAATCAGAGTTCACCTAGTTTCAGAAGCGACTAAG TCTTATAACTTCCGAAGGGGAACATACCCATCAACTATATTTTCATTGTCATTCGGGCCATCCATGCAACATCCAGATACTCTTGTAGCCACAAGCTCTTCAGGTTCTGTTCATGCTTTTTCTCTGGGATTCAATATAAACCAAAG AAGCAGAAGATCTACTGGTATCCTCGGATCGATAATGCCGGAATCAGTTAATGATGCCTTGGATCCAGCTCATCATCATGTACTCCATAATGGTTTTCCAGCGGGAGTGAAAAG TTATGCAGTGATTCGCAAGGTTGATAAAGTTGCTGACTCTATAGCTGAATCTGTGGCATGTAG GGCCACTGTATCCATAATCACTTCCAGTGGTTACTTCCTGGAGTATACCTTAAGCATCAACCATCAGAATGAATCCTCGTGGATATTGGAGCGTGAATTCAATCTTTTGACAGTGATCTCTGAGGGAACCATCAACTCATGA
- the LOC131320360 gene encoding autophagy-related protein 18b isoform X2 — protein sequence MANQSSSSSTYPILCASFNQDNSCFAIGTRDGFKIFDSNTGRLCYERAIGAFIIVEMLYSSSLLAIVGAGEQPSLSPRRLCLFNTTTGTALRELNFLTSVLAVCINKKRLIVVLQEKTYVYDINSLAILDTIDTVPNLKGLCAFSPSLDGCFLALPASTAKGSVLVYNVMELHSHCEIDAHRSPLAAMVLSSNGMYIATASEQGTIIRVHLVSEATKSYNFRRGTYPSTIFSLSFGPSMQHPDTLVATSSSGSVHAFSLGFNINQRSRRSTGILGSIMPESVNDALDPAHHHVLHNGFPAGVKRKWAEMERCRFWSIDFSKRRSIVVHSRETSLDLLVTSVLICNQGSCH from the exons ATGGCGAATcagtcctcctcctcctccacatATCCGATCCTCTGCGCCTCCTTCAATCAGGATAACAG TTGTTTTGCGATTGGGACGAGGGAtgggttcaaaatatttgattcCAATACAGGAAGGCTATGTTATGAACGAG CTATCGGAGCATTCATCATCGTAGAGATGCTCTATTCTTCAAGCCTTCTTGCCATTGTGGGAGCTGGGGAACAG CCATCATTGTCACCACGTCGTCTTTGTTTATTCAATACTACAACTGGGACTGCCCTTCGAGAGCTGAATTTCTTGACTTCAGTCCTTGCTGTTTGTATAAACAAGAAAAG ATTGATTGTTGTTTTGCAAGAAAAGACATACGTATATGACATAAACAGTCTCGCTATCTTGGACACAATAGATACTGTGCCAAATTTAAAAG GACTTTGTGCATTTTCCCCAAGTTTGGATGGTTGCTTCTTGGCTCTTCCAGCAAGTACTGCAAAAGGATCTGTGTTAGTCTACAATGTCATGGAACTCCATTCTCACTGCGAG ATAGATGCTCATCGCTCACCACTGGCTGCAATGGTTCTTTCTTCAAATGGGATGTACATTGCAACAGCATCTGAACAGGGAACCATAATCAGAGTTCACCTAGTTTCAGAAGCGACTAAG TCTTATAACTTCCGAAGGGGAACATACCCATCAACTATATTTTCATTGTCATTCGGGCCATCCATGCAACATCCAGATACTCTTGTAGCCACAAGCTCTTCAGGTTCTGTTCATGCTTTTTCTCTGGGATTCAATATAAACCAAAG AAGCAGAAGATCTACTGGTATCCTCGGATCGATAATGCCGGAATCAGTTAATGATGCCTTGGATCCAGCTCATCATCATGTACTCCATAATGGTTTTCCAGCGGGAGTGAAAAG GAAATGGGCGGAGATGGAACGTTGCAGATTTTGGAGCattgacttttcaaaaaggaGAAGCATTGTTGTACATTCCAGAGAAACATCACTTGATTTGTTAGTTACATCAGTTTTAATCTGTAACCAGGGGAGCTGCCACTGA
- the LOC131320360 gene encoding autophagy-related protein 18b isoform X3, whose translation MGSKYLIPIQEGYVMNEATIGAFIIVEMLYSSSLLAIVGAGEQPSLSPRRLCLFNTTTGTALRELNFLTSVLAVCINKKRLIVVLQEKTYVYDINSLAILDTIDTVPNLKGLCAFSPSLDGCFLALPASTAKGSVLVYNVMELHSHCEIDAHRSPLAAMVLSSNGMYIATASEQGTIIRVHLVSEATKSYNFRRGTYPSTIFSLSFGPSMQHPDTLVATSSSGSVHAFSLGFNINQRSRRSTGILGSIMPESVNDALDPAHHHVLHNGFPAGVKSYAVIRKVDKVADSIAESVACRATVSIITSSGYFLEYTLSINHQNESSWILEREFNLLTVISEGTINS comes from the exons AtgggttcaaaatatttgattcCAATACAGGAAGGCTATGTTATGAACGAGGCAA CTATCGGAGCATTCATCATCGTAGAGATGCTCTATTCTTCAAGCCTTCTTGCCATTGTGGGAGCTGGGGAACAG CCATCATTGTCACCACGTCGTCTTTGTTTATTCAATACTACAACTGGGACTGCCCTTCGAGAGCTGAATTTCTTGACTTCAGTCCTTGCTGTTTGTATAAACAAGAAAAG ATTGATTGTTGTTTTGCAAGAAAAGACATACGTATATGACATAAACAGTCTCGCTATCTTGGACACAATAGATACTGTGCCAAATTTAAAAG GACTTTGTGCATTTTCCCCAAGTTTGGATGGTTGCTTCTTGGCTCTTCCAGCAAGTACTGCAAAAGGATCTGTGTTAGTCTACAATGTCATGGAACTCCATTCTCACTGCGAG ATAGATGCTCATCGCTCACCACTGGCTGCAATGGTTCTTTCTTCAAATGGGATGTACATTGCAACAGCATCTGAACAGGGAACCATAATCAGAGTTCACCTAGTTTCAGAAGCGACTAAG TCTTATAACTTCCGAAGGGGAACATACCCATCAACTATATTTTCATTGTCATTCGGGCCATCCATGCAACATCCAGATACTCTTGTAGCCACAAGCTCTTCAGGTTCTGTTCATGCTTTTTCTCTGGGATTCAATATAAACCAAAG AAGCAGAAGATCTACTGGTATCCTCGGATCGATAATGCCGGAATCAGTTAATGATGCCTTGGATCCAGCTCATCATCATGTACTCCATAATGGTTTTCCAGCGGGAGTGAAAAG TTATGCAGTGATTCGCAAGGTTGATAAAGTTGCTGACTCTATAGCTGAATCTGTGGCATGTAG GGCCACTGTATCCATAATCACTTCCAGTGGTTACTTCCTGGAGTATACCTTAAGCATCAACCATCAGAATGAATCCTCGTGGATATTGGAGCGTGAATTCAATCTTTTGACAGTGATCTCTGAGGGAACCATCAACTCATGA
- the LOC131320360 gene encoding autophagy-related protein 18b isoform X5 codes for MLYSSSLLAIVGAGEQPSLSPRRLCLFNTTTGTALRELNFLTSVLAVCINKKRLIVVLQEKTYVYDINSLAILDTIDTVPNLKGLCAFSPSLDGCFLALPASTAKGSVLVYNVMELHSHCEIDAHRSPLAAMVLSSNGMYIATASEQGTIIRVHLVSEATKSYNFRRGTYPSTIFSLSFGPSMQHPDTLVATSSSGSVHAFSLGFNINQRSRRSTGILGSIMPESVNDALDPAHHHVLHNGFPAGVKSYAVIRKVDKVADSIAESVACRATVSIITSSGYFLEYTLSINHQNESSWILEREFNLLTVISEGTINS; via the exons ATGCTCTATTCTTCAAGCCTTCTTGCCATTGTGGGAGCTGGGGAACAG CCATCATTGTCACCACGTCGTCTTTGTTTATTCAATACTACAACTGGGACTGCCCTTCGAGAGCTGAATTTCTTGACTTCAGTCCTTGCTGTTTGTATAAACAAGAAAAG ATTGATTGTTGTTTTGCAAGAAAAGACATACGTATATGACATAAACAGTCTCGCTATCTTGGACACAATAGATACTGTGCCAAATTTAAAAG GACTTTGTGCATTTTCCCCAAGTTTGGATGGTTGCTTCTTGGCTCTTCCAGCAAGTACTGCAAAAGGATCTGTGTTAGTCTACAATGTCATGGAACTCCATTCTCACTGCGAG ATAGATGCTCATCGCTCACCACTGGCTGCAATGGTTCTTTCTTCAAATGGGATGTACATTGCAACAGCATCTGAACAGGGAACCATAATCAGAGTTCACCTAGTTTCAGAAGCGACTAAG TCTTATAACTTCCGAAGGGGAACATACCCATCAACTATATTTTCATTGTCATTCGGGCCATCCATGCAACATCCAGATACTCTTGTAGCCACAAGCTCTTCAGGTTCTGTTCATGCTTTTTCTCTGGGATTCAATATAAACCAAAG AAGCAGAAGATCTACTGGTATCCTCGGATCGATAATGCCGGAATCAGTTAATGATGCCTTGGATCCAGCTCATCATCATGTACTCCATAATGGTTTTCCAGCGGGAGTGAAAAG TTATGCAGTGATTCGCAAGGTTGATAAAGTTGCTGACTCTATAGCTGAATCTGTGGCATGTAG GGCCACTGTATCCATAATCACTTCCAGTGGTTACTTCCTGGAGTATACCTTAAGCATCAACCATCAGAATGAATCCTCGTGGATATTGGAGCGTGAATTCAATCTTTTGACAGTGATCTCTGAGGGAACCATCAACTCATGA